The Arthrobacter sp. OAP107 DNA segment ATAACCTTGCATTCCTGGGTCAGGTCGAAGGTTGACTGGTGGCACGGGCACAGCAGGTGGTGCGTCTGCTGCTCGTACAGGGCAACAGGGCACCCGACGTGGGTGCAGATCTTGGAGTACGCAACGATGCCGTTGTAGCTCCAGTTCTCACGGCCCGCAGAAATGTGGAGGTCCTGCGGGTTCAGGCGCATCAGCAGAACGACGGCCTTGGCCTTTTCGTTGAGCTTGCCTTCGTGCAGTTCGTTCAGGCCCTCCGGGATGACGTGGAAGGCGGAACCGATGGTGACGTCCGAGGCCTTGATGGGGGTGCCATCGGGGTCGCGGGTCAGGCGCTTGAGCTTGCCGTCCTGCGGGGCCCACATGGTGTGCGCCAGCTTGTCGTCCGGGCGGGGTCCAAGGTCACCGAAGATGGCGAGGGCCGGCAGGGGTGCCAGTGCGACTGCGCCAAGCAGGGTGTTCCGGATGAGGGGACGGCGCTTGATGCCCGTTTCCTCCACGATGTCATCGACGATGCGGACCGCAGCCTGGCGGTCGTCCTCCGTGCGGATCGCGTGGCGTTCCTCGGAAACTTCGTGGTCCGGCATGAGGGCCTTGGCCCAGTGCACGATGCCGGTGCCGATGCCGAGCATGGCAAACGCCGTTCCGATGCCGAGCAGTGCGTTCTGCAGCCGGATCGTCGCAACGCTGGAGTCGTCTCCCAGATCGATGGCGAAGTACGCCACCAGGAAGATGATGGTGCCAACGACTGAGATTGCGAACAGTGCAGCAACCTGCCGTTCTGCCCGCTTGGCGGCCTTCGGGTCCGTGTCAGCCAGGCGCAAGCGGTGCGGGGGAATTCCAGGATCCTGGAATTTCTCCACCTCATGCTGACCAGCCGTAGCTACGGTGCCCGAGTGGTTCGGACTGCCGTCACTATGGTTGCCCATGATTCGCCTCATCCTTCTCTCGTCTCGGCCTTTGCCGAGTTAATGTTCAGTTCCAAACCTGCTGAGTGATCAGCAGGACATTCTTTGTGCCGGGTTGGCTAGGACGTGCGGGACGTCAGCCAGATCGTGAAGGCGATGATGACGCCCAGGCCCGCGATCCACACGAACAGGCCTTCCGAAACGGGGCCCAGGGCACCCAGGTCTGCGCCACCCGGGGAGCCGTTGGCTTCAATCTGCTTCAGGAAGGTGATGATGTCGCGCTTGCCTTCGGGCGTGATGTTCGAGTCACTGAACACCGGCATGTTCTGCGGGCCGGTGGCCATGGCTTCGTAGATGTGCTTGCCGGTGACATCGGCCAGCGCAGGGGCGAACTTGCCGCGCGTGAGGGCACCGCCTGCAGCCGCAGCGTTGTGGCACATGGCGCAGTTGGTGCGGAACAGCTCGCCACCCTTGGCGGCATCACCCTTTTCGTCGAGGTATTCCTCGGCCGGGATGGCCGGACCCGCACCCAGCGAAGCAACGTACGCGGCCAGCTGGTGGGTCTGGGTGTCGTTGAACTGGGCCGGCTTCTTGTAGGCCTGGGGGCCGTTCATCTGCATGGGCATGCGTCCGGTGCCGACCTGGAAGTCAACAGCGGCGGCGCCGACGCCGACCAGTGAGGGACCATCCTGCGTACCGCTGGCACCCATGCCGTGGCAGGTGGCGCAGTTGGCTTCGAAGAGCTTCTGGCCTTCCTGTGTATCGCTGGCGGTGAACTCTGCAGTGCTGGCTTTGGCCTCGTTGACTGTGGTGGCAACGGCGTACAGCCCACCAGTGAGGAGGAGGCCCATCAACAGCAGGGCTATTGCTGCCAGTGGGTGACGTCGCTTCTGCGAGAGTGCCTTCACGTGGTGGTTCCTTTATTCGATCGTGCGTCGGCTCCGTGAGCCGCTTCTTGAAATACGTTCTCTTGGTGAAGAGGGAGGAAAGTCGGACTACTTGAGGACGTAGATGACCAGGAAGAGGCCAATCCACACGACGTCCACGAAGTGCCAGTAGTAAGAGGTGACAATGGCCGAGGTCGCCTCGAAGTGGCCGAACTTCTTGGCGGCGAAGGCGCGGCCCATGATGAGGAGGAAGGCGACGAGGCCGCCGATGACGTGCAGGCCGTGGAAGCCGGTGGTCATGTAGAAGGCGGAGCCGTAGGCGTTAGAGGACAGCGACACGTGCTCGGAGACCAGCATGGCGTATTCCGTGGTCTGGCCGGCAACGAAGAATGCGCCCATGAGGAAGGTCAGGGTGAACCATTCGATCATGCCCCAGCGGGTGAACTGGAGGGGCCCGCCGCTGCGTCGCGGCTGGAGCCTTTCGGCGGCGAAAACGCCCATCTGGCAAGTGAAGGAACTTGCCACGAGGACGATGGTGTTAACGAGCGCAAAGGGGAAGTTGAGCTTGGCCGTCTCTTCAGCCCACAACTGGCCGGAAGTGGACCGGAGTGTGAAGTACATGGCGAAGAGGCCGGCGAAGAACATCAACTCGCTGGAGAGCCAGACAACGGTCCCGACGGAGACCATATTCGGGCGGTTCAGCGTGGGGTGCGCAGGGGTACTGGGGGCATGGGTCGCAGATGTCACATAGACATTATGTCTGTAAAACTTCGGCTTGCCCAACGCAAACCGCCTTTTGCGGAGACTTTTTCTACAAAGACGCGAAATCGCGCTGAAAAGTTCCCGGCGGCGTTCACATTGGTCTTTGCGACGGGCTCCTCGATAGCATCAGGAGGTGACTTCTCAGGTATCGGCACCGGCAGGCAACACCTGGCCGCGCCTCATCTCGGCACTGTTGAACGGCGACCACCTGAGCGCGGACAGCACGGCATGGGCCATGGACACCATCATGTCGGGGGCCGCCACGCCCGTCCAGATCGCCGGCTTCCTGGTTGCGCTGCGCGCCAAGGGCGAGACAGTGGAGGAGATTGCCGGCCTGGTGGACGCCATGGTGTCCCATGCCAATCCGATCTCCATCACCGGCGAAAAGCTGGACATCGTGGGCACCGGCGGTGACCAACTCAACACCGTTAACATCTCCACGATGGCTGCCCTGGTCTGTGCCGGGGCGGGCGCAAAGGTCGTTAAGCACGGCAACCGGGCGGCGTCGTCGTCGTCGGGGTCCGCGGACGTCCTGGAAGCGCTGGGTGTGCGGCTCGATCTCCCCATCGCCAACGTTGCCCGGAACGCCGAGGAAGCGGGCATCACGTTCTGCTTCGCCCAGGTCTTCCACCCGTCCTTTCGCCACACCGCGGTGCCCCGGCGTGAACTGGCGATCCCCACAGCGTTTAACTTCCTGGGCCCCCTCACCAACCCCGCCCGGGTGCAGGCCTCCGCAGTCGGCGTGGCGAACGCCCGCATGGCGCCGCTGGTGGCAGGCGTCCTGGCGCGGCGCGGCAGCCGAGGCCTGGTGTTCCGTGGAAGCGACGGCTTGGACGAGCTGACCACCACCGGGCCGTCCACCGTGTGGGAAATCCGCGGCGGCGGGGTGACCGAACAGACCTTCTCGCCCCGGGACCTGGGGATCCGCCAGGCCACCGTGGAGCAGTTGCGTGGCGGCGACGCCCAGGCGAATGCCGCCGTCGTTCGGAATGTCCTGGCCGGGGAAACGGGCCCGGTCAGGGACGCGGTGCTGCTGAACGCGGCGGCGGGCCTGGTGGCCTACGACCTGCAGGCTGACGGCACGCTGACGGACCGCATGAAGCTTGCACTGGACCGGGCTGCGGAATCCATTGGTTCGGGCGCGGCCGCTGCCGTTCTCGACAAATGGGTCAGCCTCTCGCAGGCCTAGGACAGCCAACCTCCCAGGGCATTGACGTCAGAGGGCCGGGCACCTGCAGGTGCCCGGCCCTCTGACGTCAGCTAACGGCGTTGATTACGGGAAACCTACTCCTCGAAACCCAGCGCGAACGCGGCATCGAGGTCGTGCTGTGAGTAAGCACGGAAGGCGATATGGGTAGTCGTGTGCACGACGGCGGGCACCTTGGACAGCTTGTCGGCGATGACGTCCGCGAGGTCTTCGTGCTGTGCCACTCGTGCAACGGCGATCAGGTCCCATTCCCCGGTGACGGAGTAGACCTCGCTGATGCCCTCAATGGCTGATATCTCCTCGGCCGTTTCGGGGATGCGCGAGGCGTCTGTCTTGATCAGGACGAATGCGGTGATCACTGTGAACCCTTCCGGATCTGTTGAGCTGTGCTGCCAGCCTAATACATAGGCTGGCCGGCACATGGGTGGCCGTCCGCCGGGCGGCCCGGCGGGTGCACCGCATGGAGTCAGGCGCGGCGGCGTGCGCGCAGGCGGAGAACTATGGCGGCGATGAGGCGGTATCCAAGCAGGAACACCGCCAGGCTCAGCAGGGCCACAATCACAAATGGCAGGACCACCGTCTGTCCCGTCAGCGCCCGCAGCGCCATGCCGATGGCCACTGTGCCCAGCCAGACAGCCACACCGGCCGGCCACAGTGCCAGAGGCCGCCGCCAGACCCGCAGCAGCAGCCAGGCGACGGCTGCCCCGGCCAGGAAGGGCCAGGCGGTGGACAGGATTCCGGTCACCGATTCACCGCGCGCGTGGGCGTCGCGGCCGATGGCGGCAAAAACCAGGATGAGGACGGCATCGGCCGCCGCTGAGGCTGCTGTGACGGCCGGAACTGCCCGTGTTCCGGAACGGTCTCTTGTGGAAGGCATGCTTCCGAGCCTATCCGTTTTTGGCGGCTCTTGCCCCGGCACGAATATGCCGTGACGATGTCAGGCAGGAACCCATGTGCACCCCTGAAGGAGGCCAGGTGAAGCTCACCCAGATCGCGCAGCACGCCGAGGACCTTGACCGTGCGGCGGAGTTCTACTCCGCTCTCCTGGGCTCAGACCCGGCGGCGGTCTTCGACCCGCCGGGTCTGCTGTTTTTCGATCTCGACGGCGTCCGGCTGCTGCTGGAGCGGGGAGCGCCGTCGTCACTGATCTACCTCAACGTCACCGACGTCCGGTCAAGTGTCGCGGAGCTGGAAGCAAGGGGAGTGGAGGTGGTGGGAGCACCGCACGTGATCTTCCACCACGATGATGCCCGGCTCGGCCCCGCGGGTACGGACGAATGGATGGCGTTCATCAGGGACAGTGAAGGCAACACGGTCGGGCTGGTAAGCCATTCGCCCGGCGCCGGGACGCCCGCCTGAGCGGTCGGCGCCGGCCCGGAAGGCCAGGCTGTCGTCGTCGAATTTGAAATCGAGGGCCAGGGCTGCTGGCTCAAGGACGGGTACGGCGTTTCGTGGCAGATAGTCCCGAAGGTTCTCAGCCGGCTCATTAATAGGCCGGACCCGGCCGGCGCCGAGCGCGCGGTCCAGGCCATGCTGGGCATGCAGAAGCTGGATATCGCTGACCTCCAGCGCGCTTACGACGGCGGGTAGTCACCCGGGCGGGCCGTCCCCCCACGAACCCCAAGGTTTTCCCAAGCTGCTGTTTGTAGCCTGTCGGCAGGGTACTGAACAGGATGCGTTGGGCGGGGCGCTGCGAAGGCTGCAAACCGAGGTGAGGACATGTTGTGGAGGCGAAAGCTGGCAACGGCAATCATCGCGGCCGTTGCGTTGAATGTGGCGGCAATTAATCTGAACGAAGACTTCTCCGCAGGGCATGGGGACGGCGCGTTCGCCGCCACCGTCGTGCCGAACGTGCAGGCGGCAGTCCTGCGCAAGTGGGGTCCGGTGGTTGCCGGCGATGAGTTCAACTATTTGGGACCGCCCAACCCGCTGAAGTGGAAGGTGTACGACAGCGTGGGCCACGCCGGCAACGGGATCCGCAGCCCTAAAGCAGTGAAAGTTGCCAGCGGTGCGCTCTTCATCACTGGTGACGCACACGGCACCACGGGCGGGGTATCGGCCAAGTTCGCCCAACAGAAGTACGGCCGCTGGGAAACACGGATGAGGACAAGTGTCCGGGATGTGGAATACCACCCCGTGGTACTGCTCTGGCCCAACGACAACAAGTCGCCGAACTGCGCCGAGGTCGATTACGCGGAGGCGCTGGGCAACGTCAATGTGATCAAGTTCAGCCTGCACTACGCCTGCACCAGGTCCAACTACCAGACCAGGGCGGCCAAGGCCATCGACCTGACGCAGTGGCACAACTACGCCGTCGAGTGGACCCGGACCGGAATCACCGGCTACATCGACGGTGTCCCGTGGTACATCGACACGCACCCGTCCCACCTGCCGACGGTGGGAATGCACCAGACACTGCAGCTGGACTGGTTCCCGGACGGAACCATCACCAACCAAACACAGATGATCGTCGACTGGGTGCGCGTCTACCGGTAGCACCGGATCAGGAAAGTCTCCGGGGGACGACGGCGGGAGTTCCCGCCGTCGTCCATTTTTTCTGTCAGCCTTTTCCCCAGGCGTTTTCGGCCGGGCAGAAAGTGCGGCGTGGGGCAGACTGGTGCCATGAGTGATGATTCGATGGCGGTGACGACCCAGCGTTCGACAGTTGAGGATTGGACGCAGGCCCTGGCGCAGTCGGTCGGTTCCCCTGGCGGCGGCGCCGGAGCTGGTGTCATGCTTGCCATCGCGGCTTCACTGGCGTCCATGGTCGCCGGATATACGGAAGTTGACGGGCGCCCGAGGCAGGAACTGGCCGATATTCACGCGCGGGTGCGGTCCCTGCGGGAAGCCGCACTGCGGTTGGCCGATGAGGATGCTTCAGCGTCCCAGGCTTTTGGCGCCGCCTTCCGGCTGGATCCGGGGCCGGCACGGGAGGATGCGATACACCGGGCGTCTGTGGACGCTGCCAAGGCCTCTGCCGTGCTCGGGGAGCGCGCCATCGATGCCATTGCGGATCTGGCGTGGCTGGCGTCCAACGGGAACCCGGCGTTGGTTGCCGATGTCGTCGTCGCCTTCGGGGCCCTCAGGGCGGCGGTGACCGGGGCCCGGACCAACGTGAGTTTCGACCTCGCTGCGCTCACGTCTGCAGGCCGCACGCCGGAACAGATCCGGGAAGAGCAGCCTGCCCTGTGGGCAACTGTCTCAAAGCTTGATGCCGCCGTTGACCGGATCGACCGGCTGACCGCTGAGGTGAACCACCGTTCCGGCGCTGGCGGTCCCTAGGCTCTGGCTCCTGGGCTGCCACGCCCGTGTGGGCAGGAATTCAGCCGGCCACCTGGTCAGGTTCGGACGCAGGGACAACCGTGTGGCCCAGTGCCGAACCGAACAGTTCACGGGGCTCGCACCCGTTGGCCCTGATCCAGAACAGCTCCCCGGACGGCGTGGCGGTTTCCATATACCCCACGCGGATGACCTTTCCTGCCCGTTCCACCCGCACCTCGGTCCCTATGAGGTCGCGCGCATCATGGATTTTCCCTGTAATTGTCCCGGCGTCACTGTCGGTGGCTCCTTTGGTTTTGAACGGCGTCGGCCCCACCCCTTGACGAGGCAGGCACCATATAAATGAACGTCATTCATTTTATGCGACGGGAGCCGTTATTCCTAGCCCCGCAACGCTGCTAGTGCGTCGGCCAGCGGCATGGGGAGCGCGGCACCATGGCCCGGCAGCACCACCGAGGCGTCGATGTCGTCCAGGCGGTGCGTGGCTGCGAGCGCCTGTGCTGGATCGGAATGGAACATCGGGTGCAGCATCTGCGGCCCGCGGGTCCTGCTCAGCGGATGGCCGCTGACGAAGGAATCACCGACCGCTATGGCGCCCGCTTCGGGAAACAGGACCGCGACATTGCCCGGGGTGTGCCCCGGCAGCAGAACGGCCTCAGGCTTACCGGGAAGCTTCTTCAGCGTGTCGGCGCTCCAGGCCCGGGCATCCGTTGCCGGCTTCGACTGGAGGGCTCCAGCCTTGACGGCATGGGCCATCCAGCGGAACACGCGGGGCCGCCATGCGCGGACGACGACCTGGCCCAGGGTGACCTGGTGTTTTTCCCTGCCCTGGACGTGGGCCAGCTCTTCCGGCGCGCACAGGATGGGCGTTCCGTAGGTTTCGGAGAAGTAAGCCGCTGACCCGGTGTGGTCGACGTGGCCGTGCGTGATGAGCATCGCCCGGGCGTCAGCCGGCCGCAGGCCCAGATGGCGGATGGATTCCAGGACCAGGGGACGGTCGGACGGGTAGCCGCTGTCGATGACCAGGAATCCCGTTTCGTCGCGCACCACGACCCAGTTTGATGCTGGTCCCTCAACGAAAAAGACACCGCGGGACGGCTCGGACGTGCTGGCGGAGGCCTGCCACTGATGGGTTCGCGGTTTCACATGCACATCCTAGCCACCGGACAGCGGGATCCATGCGCATTTTTCCCTCGCATGGCCACCGCAAGTGTGCTTGTCTGTAGCCGGTAGCGCAGATCCAGCAGGGGTCCGCGGCCGTTGTTCGACGAGGTGACACGACATGAGGTTGACCACCACGACCAACGTCTCGGTTGACGGCGTGATGCAGGGGTTGGGCGGACCGGATGAGGACCGCCGCGGCGGCTTCGAGCGCGGCGGTTGGGCGATCCCGCTTATCGACGCTGAAGCCGGGGACTACCTCAACCAGGTTTACGGCGGGGCGGAAGCGTTCCTCTTCGGCCGCCGGACGTACGAAATCTTCGCGGGCTACTGGGGAGTGATGCCAAATCCCGAAACGAACCCGATTGCCGCCGCGCTTAACAACCGGCCCAAGTATGTGGTGTCCACCAGCCTTACCGATCCGCAGTGGGTGGGAACGACTGTCCTGCGGGGCGACGTTGTCACGGCCATCGCTGAGCTGAAGGCGAAACGCGACGGCGAGCTGCTGGTGCCGGGCAGCGGCGCCCTCGTCCGGTCGCTGTTGGCCAACGGCCTGGTGGACCGGCTCGACCTGGTGACGTATCCCGTCGTCGTCGGCCAGGGCACACGGCTGTTTCCCGATTCCGGTCCTGACATGGCGCTCGAGCTGGTCAGCTCGCGGACCACGTCCCGGGGCATCACCATCCAGACGTACCGGCCGCTCGGGCGGCCGGAGTATGCGACCTCCACGGCCGGCCCCGAAGACGTGTTCAGTTAGGCTTGCGACGACGTTGGCCCGGTTGCCCACAGACCAAGATTAGGCTGACCCTGTGGAGTACAACACACGCGAAATAGCCGTGCATTATGTCGAGCACGGCGCCGGGGCTCCGGTCTTGATACTGCACGGTGCCGGGGTTGATCACCGGGAGATGGTCGGTGCCCTGGAGCCGATATTTAGCGAGCTACCTGGTTATCGGCGCGTCTACCCTGACCTGCCGGGCATGGGGCGCACGCCGGCGGGGACGCTGGGCAGCGGCGATCAGGTTCTTGACCTCCTGCTCGCGTTTGTAGATGGGGTGATCGGCGATGGACAGTTCGGGCTTATGGGCCATTCGGCCGGAGCCTACTACGCCCGGGCCATCGCCGGCAGGCGCCCTGAGCGGGTGACGGGGCTCGCGGTGATCTGTCCGCTGGGCGAGAATGCCCCAAAACTTCCTGTGCATCAGGTGTTGCAATCCTCGGTCGATCCGGGCGAGATGCTTGGTCCCGCCGACGAGAGCGTGTATCGAGACTACTTTGTCGTGCAGACTCAGGCCACGCTGGAGCGATACAAGGAGTACGTTGCCCCCGCCCTGGGTCTGGTCGACGAGGCCGGACTTGAGCGGATCGGCCAACACTGGCAGTTCGGCAGCAGTCCCGAAGCGGGCCAACCGTACTCCGGCCCCGTCCTCATCGTCACCGGCCGCCAGGACTCCACGGTGGGATACGCCGGTCAATGGGATCTGCTCGAGCACTATCCACGGGCCACTTTCGCCGTGCTCGACCGGGCCGGGCACGCATTACCGCACGAGCAGCCCGGCCTTCTCAAGGCCCTGATTACCGAGTGGCTGGATCGAGTGCGGGAACGTCGCTAGCAGAGCCTCTCCAGGGTCTCGTTGGGGATGGACTCGATCTGGCCATTCAGGAGGTCACACGGGGGTCTGCGTCCGGCTGGCTGATTGCTCCCGCGGGTTTGTTCTCGAACCCCAGGGGCGGGGGAGCAGCGTCCACTTTAAAACCCCAGACTTGACTCTTTTGTTGCACACCTTCGTGAGCTCCGCGGGTGCTTGCGGCATCGAACTGCCACGTAACGCGGGGAGCAATTCGGTTCTATCCGCGATAGGGCTTTTCACTTTTAACGTAAAGACGATAAAAAAAGCTGGACTGAATGTTTAAAGTGCCGTAGTTTTGCTTCTGAACCAAGTGAACGTTACTGGCATCACAAGTGCCGCAGATGAGGGGGATACAACTACAACCGCAGGAGCACCGAGGAGCACGCCATGACTGCCGCAATAAACGACCTGATCGACGACTCGTTTGCTGATCATCCCGCGCCGCGGACCTGCCCCGCAGAAGACTTCGCTGCGCCTGTCCTGTCTGTCACCGTCAACGATCAGGCGGTGCTTGCAATTGCCCGCCGGCTGCACGACGGGGCGTGCCTGCGCAGTGCCAGCTGCGAGCTGCGCGACTTCCACGCGATGGACGTCTACGAGACGGATGTCCGTGTCATGTTAGCCGCCATGGTGCAGGCCGGTGCCGATGCCGACACCTGGGAAATCAGCTACTGCCGTACCGCAGCCGAGCGTCGATGGCTCCATGGCAAGTGGTCGTGCGCAGTATGCGGTGGTGGCATACGCTTCGGCGGCGGCATTGGTTGGGTTCACATCCGCTGACCAGCAGGCGGTGGGCCAGGGCGAGTTCATGCCTGAAGCGTGAATCGGCGGGCCCCGCCAGCGGCACACCTTGATGCCGCTCCATGTGGGTCGTTACGGAGCTTGGTCCGCGTGTTCTTCGGAGATTCTCGTGCAGAGCCACCAGGGGACTCCCGGAAGGGCTCGTCG contains these protein-coding regions:
- a CDS encoding Rieske 2Fe-2S domain-containing protein, with translation MGNHSDGSPNHSGTVATAGQHEVEKFQDPGIPPHRLRLADTDPKAAKRAERQVAALFAISVVGTIIFLVAYFAIDLGDDSSVATIRLQNALLGIGTAFAMLGIGTGIVHWAKALMPDHEVSEERHAIRTEDDRQAAVRIVDDIVEETGIKRRPLIRNTLLGAVALAPLPALAIFGDLGPRPDDKLAHTMWAPQDGKLKRLTRDPDGTPIKASDVTIGSAFHVIPEGLNELHEGKLNEKAKAVVLLMRLNPQDLHISAGRENWSYNGIVAYSKICTHVGCPVALYEQQTHHLLCPCHQSTFDLTQECKVIFGPASRPLPQLPIAVDDEGYLVATSDFKEPVGPSYWERDEHDRRINS
- a CDS encoding c-type cytochrome, whose amino-acid sequence is MKALSQKRRHPLAAIALLLMGLLLTGGLYAVATTVNEAKASTAEFTASDTQEGQKLFEANCATCHGMGASGTQDGPSLVGVGAAAVDFQVGTGRMPMQMNGPQAYKKPAQFNDTQTHQLAAYVASLGAGPAIPAEEYLDEKGDAAKGGELFRTNCAMCHNAAAAGGALTRGKFAPALADVTGKHIYEAMATGPQNMPVFSDSNITPEGKRDIITFLKQIEANGSPGGADLGALGPVSEGLFVWIAGLGVIIAFTIWLTSRTS
- a CDS encoding heme-copper oxidase subunit III, whose protein sequence is MGKPKFYRHNVYVTSATHAPSTPAHPTLNRPNMVSVGTVVWLSSELMFFAGLFAMYFTLRSTSGQLWAEETAKLNFPFALVNTIVLVASSFTCQMGVFAAERLQPRRSGGPLQFTRWGMIEWFTLTFLMGAFFVAGQTTEYAMLVSEHVSLSSNAYGSAFYMTTGFHGLHVIGGLVAFLLIMGRAFAAKKFGHFEATSAIVTSYYWHFVDVVWIGLFLVIYVLK
- the trpD gene encoding anthranilate phosphoribosyltransferase; translated protein: MTSQVSAPAGNTWPRLISALLNGDHLSADSTAWAMDTIMSGAATPVQIAGFLVALRAKGETVEEIAGLVDAMVSHANPISITGEKLDIVGTGGDQLNTVNISTMAALVCAGAGAKVVKHGNRAASSSSGSADVLEALGVRLDLPIANVARNAEEAGITFCFAQVFHPSFRHTAVPRRELAIPTAFNFLGPLTNPARVQASAVGVANARMAPLVAGVLARRGSRGLVFRGSDGLDELTTTGPSTVWEIRGGGVTEQTFSPRDLGIRQATVEQLRGGDAQANAAVVRNVLAGETGPVRDAVLLNAAAGLVAYDLQADGTLTDRMKLALDRAAESIGSGAAAAVLDKWVSLSQA
- a CDS encoding Lrp/AsnC ligand binding domain-containing protein; translation: MITAFVLIKTDASRIPETAEEISAIEGISEVYSVTGEWDLIAVARVAQHEDLADVIADKLSKVPAVVHTTTHIAFRAYSQHDLDAAFALGFEE
- a CDS encoding DUF3054 domain-containing protein, producing MPSTRDRSGTRAVPAVTAASAAADAVLILVFAAIGRDAHARGESVTGILSTAWPFLAGAAVAWLLLRVWRRPLALWPAGVAVWLGTVAIGMALRALTGQTVVLPFVIVALLSLAVFLLGYRLIAAIVLRLRARRRA
- a CDS encoding VOC family protein, whose translation is MKLTQIAQHAEDLDRAAEFYSALLGSDPAAVFDPPGLLFFDLDGVRLLLERGAPSSLIYLNVTDVRSSVAELEARGVEVVGAPHVIFHHDDARLGPAGTDEWMAFIRDSEGNTVGLVSHSPGAGTPA
- a CDS encoding glycoside hydrolase family 16 protein, which produces MLWRRKLATAIIAAVALNVAAINLNEDFSAGHGDGAFAATVVPNVQAAVLRKWGPVVAGDEFNYLGPPNPLKWKVYDSVGHAGNGIRSPKAVKVASGALFITGDAHGTTGGVSAKFAQQKYGRWETRMRTSVRDVEYHPVVLLWPNDNKSPNCAEVDYAEALGNVNVIKFSLHYACTRSNYQTRAAKAIDLTQWHNYAVEWTRTGITGYIDGVPWYIDTHPSHLPTVGMHQTLQLDWFPDGTITNQTQMIVDWVRVYR
- a CDS encoding cyclodeaminase/cyclohydrolase family protein, with the translated sequence MSDDSMAVTTQRSTVEDWTQALAQSVGSPGGGAGAGVMLAIAASLASMVAGYTEVDGRPRQELADIHARVRSLREAALRLADEDASASQAFGAAFRLDPGPAREDAIHRASVDAAKASAVLGERAIDAIADLAWLASNGNPALVADVVVAFGALRAAVTGARTNVSFDLAALTSAGRTPEQIREEQPALWATVSKLDAAVDRIDRLTAEVNHRSGAGGP
- a CDS encoding MBL fold metallo-hydrolase, which encodes MKPRTHQWQASASTSEPSRGVFFVEGPASNWVVVRDETGFLVIDSGYPSDRPLVLESIRHLGLRPADARAMLITHGHVDHTGSAAYFSETYGTPILCAPEELAHVQGREKHQVTLGQVVVRAWRPRVFRWMAHAVKAGALQSKPATDARAWSADTLKKLPGKPEAVLLPGHTPGNVAVLFPEAGAIAVGDSFVSGHPLSRTRGPQMLHPMFHSDPAQALAATHRLDDIDASVVLPGHGAALPMPLADALAALRG
- a CDS encoding dihydrofolate reductase family protein, translated to MRLTTTTNVSVDGVMQGLGGPDEDRRGGFERGGWAIPLIDAEAGDYLNQVYGGAEAFLFGRRTYEIFAGYWGVMPNPETNPIAAALNNRPKYVVSTSLTDPQWVGTTVLRGDVVTAIAELKAKRDGELLVPGSGALVRSLLANGLVDRLDLVTYPVVVGQGTRLFPDSGPDMALELVSSRTTSRGITIQTYRPLGRPEYATSTAGPEDVFS
- a CDS encoding alpha/beta hydrolase produces the protein MEYNTREIAVHYVEHGAGAPVLILHGAGVDHREMVGALEPIFSELPGYRRVYPDLPGMGRTPAGTLGSGDQVLDLLLAFVDGVIGDGQFGLMGHSAGAYYARAIAGRRPERVTGLAVICPLGENAPKLPVHQVLQSSVDPGEMLGPADESVYRDYFVVQTQATLERYKEYVAPALGLVDEAGLERIGQHWQFGSSPEAGQPYSGPVLIVTGRQDSTVGYAGQWDLLEHYPRATFAVLDRAGHALPHEQPGLLKALITEWLDRVRERR